A genomic segment from Aegilops tauschii subsp. strangulata cultivar AL8/78 chromosome 1, Aet v6.0, whole genome shotgun sequence encodes:
- the LOC109741072 gene encoding sugar transport protein 8-like has translation MAGGFVAADGKTGHRQFKGKITWYVWICGIIAATCGLMFGYDIGISGGVTAMDDFLVRFFPTVYARKHRAKENNYCKFDDQRLQLFTSSLYLAALVTSLGASMACTRFGRKRTMQAASVFFLIGAGLCAGAVNIAMLIIGRISLGVGVGFGNQAAPLFLSEIAPAHIRGALNILFQLNVTIGILVANIVNYYTSNIHPVGWRYSLGGAAVPAAILFLGSLVITETPTSLVERGHRVAGRAMLERIRGTKEVDEEFDEINSACETAAALCAEEKPFRRLRRRESRPPLVIAILMQVFQQFTGINAIMFYAPVLFQTMGFESNASLLSAVVTGGVNVISTLVSIILVDKIGRRKLLLEACVQMLIAQVTVGGIMWVQVKDNNNPSHSWALAIVVLICVYVSSFAWSWGPMGWLIPSETFPLATRTAGFSCAVSANMFFTFVIAQAFLSMMCTMRAFIFFFFAICIVLMGLFVLTLLPETKGVPIDEMVDRVWRRHWFWKRFFADADEAKINNC, from the exons ATGGCAGGGGGGTTCGTCGCTGCAGACGGCAAGACTGGCCACCGGCAGTTCAAAGGAAAGATCACATGGTACGTTTGGATCTGTGGCATCATCGCTGCCACCTGCGGGCTGATGTTCGGCTACGACATTGGTATCTCAG GCGGTGTGACGGCCATGGACGACTTCCTGGTGCGGTTCTTCCCGACGGTGTACGCGCGGAAGCACCGCGCCAAGGAGAACAACTACTGCAAGTTCGACGACCAGCGGCTGCAGCTCTTCACGTCGTCGCTCTACCTGGCCGCGCTCGTCACCAGCCTCGGGGCGTCCATGGCGTGCACGCGCTTCGGCCGCAAGCGCACCATGCAGGCCGCCTCCGTCTTCTTCCTCATCGGCGCCGGCCTGTGCGCGGGGGCCGTCAACATCGCCATGCTCATCATCGGCCGCATCTccctcggcgtcggcgtcggcttCGGCAACCAGGCGGCGCCGCTCTTCCTCTCCGAGATCGCGCCGGCGCACATCCGCGGGGCGCTCAACATCCTCTTCCAGCTCAACGTCACCATCGGGATCctcgtcgccaacatcgtcaacTACTACACGTCCAACATCCACCCGGTCGGCTGGAGATACTCGCTCGGCGGTGCGGCGGTCCCGGCGGCGATACTGTTCCTCGGGTCGCTCGTGATCACCGAGACGCCGACGAGCCTCGTGGAGCGCGGGCACCGCGTGGCCGGCCGCGCCATGCTGGAGAGGATCCGCGGCACCAAGGAGGTGGACGAAGAGTTCGACGAGATCAACTCCGCGTGCGAGACGGCGGCCGCGTTGTGCGCGGAGGAGAAGCCGttccggcggctcaggcgccgggaAAGCCGGCCGCCGCTGGTGATCGCGATCCTCATGCAGGTGTTCCAGCAGTTCACGGGCATCAACGCCATCATGTTCTACGCGCCGGTCTTGTTCCAGACCATGGGCTTCGAGAGCAACGCCTCCCTCCTCTCCGCCGTCGTGACCGGTGGCGTCAACGTCATCTCCACGCTGGTGTCCATCATCCTCGTCGACAAGATCGGCCGCCGCAAGCTACTCCTCGAGGCCTGCGTCCAAATGCTCATCGCCCAG GTAACGGTGGGAGGGATCATGTGGGTGCAAGTGAAAGACAACAACAACCCTAGCCACTCGTGGGCGCTGGCCATCGTGGTGCTGATATGCGTCTACGTGTCGAGCTTCGCGTGGTCGTGGGGCCCCATGGGGTGGCTGATCCCGTCGGAGACGTTCCCGCTGGCGACGCGGACGGCGGGGTTCTCCTGCGCGGTGAGCGCCAACATGTTCTTCACCTTCGTCATCGCGCAGGCGTTCCTGTCCATGATGTGCACCATGcgggccttcatcttcttcttcttcgccatCTGCATCGTCCTCATGGGGCTCTTCGTCCTCACGCTGCTGCCGGAGACCAAGGGCGTGCCCATCGACGAAATGGTCGACAGGGTGTGGCGACGGCACTGGTTCTGGAAGAGGTTCTTCGCCGACGCCGATGAGGCCAAGATTAATAACTGCTAG
- the LOC141038058 gene encoding uncharacterized protein has translation MVGTLGFNKSFAVGSSGRSGGLGIFWNEEIKLEIIGYSEYHIDVMVNELTPTKTRITFVYGEAQVPEQYKTWDMLRGIAGTGNDSWMVIGDFNEVLHGYEHDGVGSRSQAQMDGFRDALDTCGLSDIGYTGTDWTFEKKVAGGTFTRVRLDRCVANPEWAFSYPSAKLEHKASASSDHVALHLRLDGLHACSGSPKPFKYEACWERDQSLPPVIREGWEKTNGDSLLAVRAKLQGLSADLSHWERTQFGSVRREIARLKMS, from the coding sequence ATGGTTGGCACTTTAGGTTTCAATAAAAGTTTTGCTGTTGGAAGCTCTGGTAGGAGCGGAGGATTAGGCATTTTCTGGAATGAGGAAATAAAGCTTGAGATTATTGGTTATTCTGAGTATCATATTGATGTGATGGTTAATGAATTAACACCCACAAAAACTCGCATTACCTTTGTATATGGGGAAGCTCAAGTCCCTGAACAATACAAAACATGGGACATGCTCCGAGGAATTGCGGGAACAGGAAACGATTCCTGGATGGTGATAGGGGATTTCAACGAGGTCTTGCATGGATACGAACATGACGGAGTTGGTAGCAGAAGCCAGGCGCAAATGGATGGATTCCGTGATGCACTTGATACATGTGGTCTATCTGACATTGGTTACACAGGGACTGACTGGACATTTGAGAAAAAAGTTGCTGGAGGTACGTTCACGAGAGTGAGATTAGACAGGTGTGTAGCAAATCCAGAGTGGGCGTTTTCCTACCCATCAGCTAAACTGGAGCACAAAGCATCGGCGAGCTCAGATCACGTAGCGTTGCACCTACGTTTGGATGGTTTGCATGCATGCAGTGGGTCCCCAAAGCCATTTAAATATGAGGCGTGCTGGGAGCGGGATCAATCATTGCCACCAGTGATCAGGGAAGGATGGGAGAAAACAAATGGTGACTCGCTGCTGGCGGTTCGCGCCAAGCTACAGGGCCTGTCGGCTGACCTGTCGCATTGGGAACGCACACAGTTCGGCAGTGTTCGGCGGGAGATAGCTCGTTTAAAAATGAGTTAA